One window from the genome of Flavobacterium agricola encodes:
- a CDS encoding HdeD family acid-resistance protein, producing MTFTKSIKNSIKHWWVPLLAGLLFIFMGAYSFYSPMTAYESLTIVFTITFLFSGLSEVSFAIANRHEIDNWGWTLAWGLLTAVIGFILFVRPLESMEVLAYFIGFWVLFRSVSGISYSIDLKHYGTPNWGSLLALSILGVFVGLIMILNPVLAGFTAVIWLGCGLVIVGVFAIALAFNLKGLKAKN from the coding sequence ATGACTTTTACAAAATCAATTAAAAATTCAATCAAACATTGGTGGGTACCTTTGTTAGCAGGTTTACTATTTATTTTTATGGGAGCTTATAGCTTTTATAGCCCGATGACCGCGTACGAAAGTTTAACTATTGTATTTACTATTACTTTTTTGTTTTCTGGTTTGTCAGAAGTTTCATTCGCAATTGCAAATCGTCATGAAATAGATAATTGGGGATGGACTTTGGCTTGGGGATTATTAACTGCCGTAATTGGTTTTATTTTATTTGTACGCCCTTTAGAAAGCATGGAAGTTTTAGCTTATTTTATTGGATTCTGGGTTTTATTCCGCTCGGTTTCTGGAATTAGTTATTCAATTGATTTAAAACATTACGGTACACCAAATTGGGGCAGTTTATTAGCTTTATCTATTTTAGGTGTTTTTGTTGGTTTAATTATGATTTTAAACCCAGTTTTAGCCGGATTTACTGCTGTTATTTGGTTAGGATGTGGTTTAGTAATTGTAGGTGTTTTTGCTATTGCTTTGGCATTTAATTTAAAAGGTTTAAAAGCTAAAAACTAA
- the hemN gene encoding oxygen-independent coproporphyrinogen III oxidase, protein MTSSLIKKYNVPGPRYTSYPTVPYWEHEHFTTQQWIDSLQKSFEATNQSQGISLYIHLPFCESLCTFCGCHKRITKRHEVENPYIKYVLKEWQMYCDLLPEKPIIKEIHLGGGTPTFFSPENLEILLTGIFSTAKIHPEHEFSFEGHPNNTTRKHLVTLYNLGFRRVSFGVQDYAPNVQQAINRMQPFHNVAKVSLWAKEVGYTSISHDLVFGLPFQKLENIIDTIEKTKSINPDRLSFYSYAHVPWIKGNGQRGFKDEDVPKDTAKRELYEVGKKLLLEKGYEEVGMDHFALKTDSMYQSAIAKKLHRNFMGYTHSKTQVMIGLGTSSISDSWYAFAQNEKEIEQYYAALDKNELPILKGHYLTEEDLIVRQHILNIMCHFETNWEEPAMQLPELNQIKMHLRELIADNLIIIENQKLRVTEIGKPFIRNICMAFDLRLLKNKPETQVFSLTI, encoded by the coding sequence ATGACTTCTTCTTTAATAAAAAAGTACAATGTTCCAGGGCCAAGGTATACCAGCTACCCCACTGTTCCGTATTGGGAGCACGAGCATTTTACTACCCAACAATGGATTGATAGTTTGCAAAAATCGTTCGAGGCAACCAACCAATCACAAGGAATTTCCTTATACATTCACTTACCTTTTTGCGAAAGCTTATGTACATTTTGTGGTTGTCATAAACGCATTACCAAACGTCATGAAGTTGAAAATCCGTACATAAAATACGTATTAAAAGAATGGCAAATGTATTGCGATTTGTTGCCAGAAAAACCCATTATTAAAGAGATTCATTTAGGCGGCGGAACTCCAACTTTTTTTTCGCCAGAAAATTTAGAGATTCTACTTACCGGAATTTTTAGCACCGCTAAAATTCATCCCGAACACGAATTTAGTTTTGAAGGGCATCCTAACAATACCACACGTAAACATTTAGTAACGCTATACAACTTAGGTTTTAGACGAGTAAGTTTTGGTGTACAAGATTATGCCCCCAACGTACAACAAGCTATTAACAGAATGCAACCCTTTCATAACGTTGCAAAAGTAAGTTTATGGGCAAAAGAAGTTGGATACACCTCAATTTCACACGATTTGGTTTTTGGTTTGCCTTTTCAGAAATTAGAAAATATAATTGATACCATAGAAAAAACAAAATCTATAAATCCCGATCGCTTATCTTTTTATTCCTACGCGCACGTGCCTTGGATTAAAGGAAACGGTCAACGCGGTTTTAAAGATGAAGATGTACCAAAAGATACCGCTAAACGTGAGTTGTACGAGGTAGGGAAAAAACTGCTTTTAGAAAAAGGTTATGAGGAAGTTGGCATGGATCATTTTGCGTTAAAAACAGATAGCATGTATCAATCTGCAATAGCAAAAAAATTACATCGTAATTTTATGGGTTACACACATTCTAAAACCCAAGTAATGATTGGGCTAGGTACCTCATCAATTAGCGATTCGTGGTATGCTTTTGCGCAAAACGAGAAAGAAATTGAGCAATATTATGCCGCTTTAGATAAAAATGAATTACCCATTTTAAAAGGTCATTATTTAACGGAAGAAGATTTAATAGTACGTCAGCATATTTTAAATATAATGTGCCATTTTGAAACCAATTGGGAAGAACCAGCTATGCAGTTGCCCGAATTAAATCAAATAAAAATGCATTTGCGCGAATTAATTGCTGATAATCTTATTATAATTGAGAACCAAAAATTGCGCGTTACTGAAATCGGAAAACCTTTTATTCGTAATATTTGCATGGCTTTTGACTTACGTTTGTTAAAAAACAAACCCGAAACCCAGGTTTTTTCGTTAACTATTTAA
- a CDS encoding BspA family leucine-rich repeat surface protein: MSNHPTPKNKPFIMLWKIGAKKTLVLETENDYAYVIQPENSNEIITQATGNDGKTEITFPDSGIYKLLIYSTQIFKVKHLGNVDPDNQFLDVLQWGDIKWHPVLSFLFFDLQDFKISATDAPHFSEDTSLKGMFKNATHFNSNISHWNVNQVTDMSYMFYNAKSFNQNISNWDVFNTISVSHMFYGATNFNQDLTNWNLGSAIHKDAIFNTPEQSITCLGAENLKNHGMSNTLKIILAAAAVLGLLGYYFFT, encoded by the coding sequence ATGTCAAATCATCCTACGCCTAAAAATAAGCCGTTTATCATGCTATGGAAAATCGGTGCCAAAAAAACATTAGTTTTAGAAACCGAAAATGATTACGCTTACGTTATTCAGCCAGAAAACAGCAATGAAATTATTACCCAAGCAACAGGTAATGACGGAAAAACTGAAATTACTTTTCCTGATAGCGGAATTTATAAACTTTTAATTTACAGCACACAGATTTTTAAAGTGAAGCATTTAGGTAATGTAGATCCGGACAATCAATTTTTAGATGTTTTACAATGGGGTGATATAAAATGGCACCCGGTGTTGTCATTTCTATTTTTTGATTTACAAGATTTTAAAATAAGCGCAACCGATGCTCCACATTTTTCTGAAGATACATCTTTAAAAGGCATGTTTAAAAATGCAACGCATTTTAATTCTAACATTTCTCATTGGAATGTAAATCAGGTAACTGACATGTCGTACATGTTTTACAATGCCAAAAGCTTTAATCAAAACATAAGCAATTGGGATGTTTTTAATACAATATCAGTTTCGCATATGTTTTACGGGGCAACTAATTTTAATCAAGATTTAACCAATTGGAATTTAGGCAGTGCCATTCATAAAGATGCCATTTTTAATACGCCAGAACAAAGCATTACTTGTTTAGGAGCCGAGAATTTAAAAAACCATGGCATGTCAAATACCTTAAAAATAATTCTTGCAGCTGCTGCAGTTTTAGGTTTATTAGGTTATTACTTTTTTACATAA
- a CDS encoding BCCT family transporter, translating to MFLFWSLYQSYQQLAGVDKGVKILSSVNIIAVVVLLAFVLIFGPTVFLIGSFTEGLGTYISNFFNLTFSTHAYNDTIQPWFHDWTILYWAWWISWAPYVGLFIAKISRGRTIREFITAVLLIPTLFNFIWMSVFGNTAIWLDINVADGALSLLSINPDALMFEFFDFLPFSQITNYLTISIIIIFFVTSADSGLYVMNSIATKNARISPKWQTVSWGILLAVLALLLLNAGGLNALQSMTLITALPFAVIMLLFIVSLVKALSIDSSYYEKDFSVSTVPWSGTIWKERLKQIISFKDDKTVTNFINTKVKAAFEELEQEFAKNNIEAKINTFEDQQRIEIEIKHDMVNNFKYGVKNERKIVSDYLLTEENLPDIKETDTYYPKSYFGDDREGYDVQLFTKNELISDVLKHYDRFLEIISEEKNEMFISSNANHRLK from the coding sequence TTGTTTCTATTTTGGTCACTTTATCAATCTTATCAGCAGTTAGCGGGGGTAGATAAAGGCGTAAAAATATTAAGTTCGGTAAATATTATTGCCGTAGTTGTTTTATTGGCCTTTGTACTTATTTTCGGACCAACCGTATTTTTAATTGGTAGTTTTACTGAAGGATTAGGAACCTATATTTCTAACTTTTTCAATTTAACATTTAGCACGCATGCCTATAACGATACCATTCAACCTTGGTTTCACGATTGGACCATTTTATATTGGGCATGGTGGATTTCTTGGGCACCTTACGTAGGTTTATTTATTGCAAAAATTTCTCGTGGACGAACCATTCGTGAATTTATTACCGCTGTATTATTAATACCAACTTTATTCAACTTCATTTGGATGTCGGTTTTTGGTAACACAGCCATTTGGTTAGATATTAACGTAGCCGACGGAGCTTTAAGTTTGTTATCTATCAATCCAGATGCTTTAATGTTTGAGTTTTTTGATTTTTTACCTTTTAGTCAAATAACTAACTATTTAACCATTAGCATTATCATTATTTTCTTTGTTACCTCAGCCGATTCTGGTTTGTATGTAATGAATAGCATAGCAACAAAAAACGCACGTATTTCGCCTAAATGGCAAACCGTAAGTTGGGGAATTTTATTAGCCGTTTTAGCCTTATTATTATTAAACGCAGGCGGATTAAATGCTTTACAAAGTATGACCTTAATTACAGCCTTACCATTTGCTGTAATCATGTTATTGTTTATTGTAAGCTTAGTAAAAGCCCTTTCTATTGATAGCAGTTATTACGAAAAAGATTTTTCGGTATCTACCGTACCGTGGTCCGGAACCATTTGGAAAGAACGTTTAAAACAAATTATTTCGTTTAAAGACGATAAAACCGTAACCAACTTTATTAATACCAAAGTAAAAGCTGCTTTTGAAGAATTAGAACAAGAATTTGCTAAAAATAACATAGAGGCAAAAATTAACACTTTTGAAGACCAGCAACGTATAGAAATTGAAATTAAGCACGATATGGTTAACAATTTTAAATACGGAGTTAAAAACGAACGTAAAATTGTTTCTGATTATTTGTTAACCGAAGAAAATTTACCGGATATTAAAGAAACCGATACGTATTATCCGAAATCGTATTTTGGGGACGATCGTGAAGGTTACGATGTTCAATTGTTTACCAAAAACGAATTAATTTCAGACGTATTAAAACATTACGATCGTTTTCTAGAAATCATCTCAGAAGAAAAAAACGAAATGTTTATTAGCAGCAATGCCAATCACAGATTAAAATAA
- a CDS encoding BCCT family transporter, which yields MPKLPRIRTTFSKWVIIPSLIFIIGVCLLAAIFPNVTENLLNVIKNFIFINLNWVYVWAVTIFIFFLFYLVFSKYGDIKLGKNNSKPDYSYFTWISMLFAAGMGIGLMYFSVAEPMQHFSNEVFSGNDVIQRAKDAQMYTFFHWGIHAWAIYAVVGLALAYFTYRYSLPLSLRSCFYPILKDKIKGKWGNAIDVFALCSTFFGITTTLGFGVVQISSGLYTLGIISENSIISQVIIVSILVTLSILSAVSGGR from the coding sequence ATGCCAAAATTACCAAGAATTCGAACAACGTTTAGTAAATGGGTAATTATACCCAGTTTAATATTTATAATAGGAGTTTGCTTGCTTGCAGCAATTTTTCCAAATGTTACCGAAAACTTACTTAACGTTATAAAAAACTTCATCTTCATAAACCTAAATTGGGTTTATGTTTGGGCTGTAACCATTTTTATATTCTTTTTGTTTTACTTAGTATTTAGTAAATACGGCGATATTAAGTTGGGTAAAAACAACAGTAAACCTGACTATTCCTATTTTACCTGGATTTCGATGCTTTTTGCTGCCGGAATGGGAATTGGATTGATGTATTTTAGTGTGGCAGAGCCCATGCAACATTTTTCTAACGAAGTTTTTTCGGGCAATGATGTAATACAAAGAGCTAAAGATGCCCAAATGTATACGTTTTTTCACTGGGGCATTCACGCTTGGGCCATTTATGCCGTGGTTGGTTTAGCCTTAGCTTATTTTACTTACCGTTACAGCTTACCACTTTCTTTACGAAGCTGCTTTTACCCTATTTTAAAAGATAAAATTAAAGGGAAATGGGGAAATGCAATTGATGTTTTTGCCCTTTGTAGTACGTTTTTTGGTATTACTACAACCTTAGGTTTTGGGGTAGTACAGATTAGTTCAGGGTTATATACCTTAGGTATTATTTCAGAAAACAGCATCATAAGCCAAGTAATCATTGTTTCTATTTTGGTCACTTTATCAATCTTATCAGCAGTTAGCGGGGGTAGATAA
- a CDS encoding tyrosine-type recombinase/integrase, translated as MEVSHQLDNLRLDRVRIDKIYLTLEDIDKIESIEETELSESLQNAKDWLIISCFTGQRVSDFMRFNSSMIRIEDGIKYIEFTQQKTSKKMTLPLHPKVIEILDKRGGEFPYKISDQKYNDFIKVVCKTAGLNQSTSGSKVVDVDGKGKYRKQEGVYEKWELVTSHIGRRSFATNFYGTIPTTYLIYATGHSSESEFLNYIGKSNKDLAKELFNYFKI; from the coding sequence TTGGAAGTAAGCCATCAATTGGATAATTTAAGGCTTGATCGCGTTAGAATCGATAAGATTTATTTAACCTTAGAAGATATTGATAAAATCGAATCCATTGAAGAAACTGAATTGTCTGAAAGTTTACAAAATGCAAAAGACTGGTTAATTATAAGTTGTTTTACCGGGCAACGAGTTTCAGATTTTATGAGATTTAATTCCTCTATGATAAGAATTGAAGATGGTATAAAATATATAGAGTTTACACAACAAAAAACTTCTAAGAAGATGACACTACCGTTACATCCAAAAGTTATCGAAATATTAGATAAAAGAGGAGGTGAGTTTCCTTATAAGATTTCAGACCAAAAGTATAATGATTTTATAAAGGTAGTATGTAAAACTGCAGGTTTGAATCAATCAACTTCTGGTAGTAAAGTTGTAGATGTTGATGGAAAAGGTAAGTACAGAAAACAAGAGGGTGTTTATGAAAAATGGGAGTTAGTAACTTCTCATATCGGCAGAAGATCTTTTGCTACTAATTTCTACGGAACAATACCAACAACGTACTTGATATACGCTACTGGGCATAGTTCCGAAAGTGAATTTTTAAATTACATAGGAAAGAGTAATAAAGATTTAGCAAAAGAATTATTCAATTATTTTAAAATTTAA
- a CDS encoding WG repeat-containing protein: MKKTLSTFFLLILSITSYGQIDKYEKKYDLEKKSNYYLATNKKNAQNKLILDSDGIELKSFDNKKTFFIDLTSSGKLIYATKQIGFNDGGGFVPTELSGLVIEDLVNNTTQTPNYNYYYSKKSENLELYFVKSGNYIGAIDKDGNIVIDFKYRFINPFNKSLESIAYTDNEYFVIDTKGKEKYGIKFKHNENFFGGNYVNIDDQKIVGSKDGVNYGYYDFANEKEIIPFKYSSINLIKNNHAVLINNGVAELYNIETKETLLPTSINAAYIFDFIIVDGVYYVGAYRQKNDLGQNELFIYSQGKDLTSEINYLKSIEKFSYPLVVGTQMNRDKFVLDLRTNRVLMRDIPKIDFPTAEFLEGGEKYIIIGGKYNQSMPEKMKHISLLIDSKPKMLTPFLSQARYKVIERENGNDFVIVNHVLPNSTVLSVYLNNKALIKDVERAKVTNERNEKNQIEITQNINIEVPHPHPAVKRKELSPRIIRIFIDENGEVTKTEPTIN, translated from the coding sequence ATGAAAAAAACACTATCAACATTTTTTTTACTTATACTATCAATAACATCTTACGGACAAATTGATAAATACGAAAAGAAATATGATTTAGAAAAAAAAAGCAATTACTATCTAGCAACTAATAAAAAAAATGCTCAAAACAAATTAATTCTAGATAGTGATGGTATAGAACTAAAATCCTTTGATAACAAAAAAACTTTTTTCATAGACCTAACATCAAGTGGCAAATTAATATATGCTACAAAACAAATAGGTTTTAATGATGGTGGTGGTTTTGTACCTACAGAATTATCAGGATTGGTGATAGAGGATTTAGTAAATAACACAACTCAAACTCCAAACTATAATTACTATTATTCCAAAAAATCAGAAAATTTAGAACTGTACTTTGTTAAATCTGGAAACTATATTGGTGCTATAGACAAAGATGGAAATATAGTTATTGATTTTAAATATAGATTTATAAATCCATTTAATAAAAGCCTTGAAAGTATAGCTTATACAGACAATGAATATTTTGTTATAGATACTAAAGGAAAGGAAAAGTATGGTATTAAGTTTAAACATAACGAAAACTTCTTTGGCGGTAATTATGTTAATATTGATGATCAAAAAATTGTTGGTAGTAAAGACGGTGTAAATTATGGATATTATGACTTCGCGAATGAAAAAGAGATTATACCCTTTAAATACTCTTCAATAAATCTTATTAAAAACAATCATGCAGTATTAATCAATAATGGTGTAGCAGAATTATACAATATTGAAACAAAAGAAACATTACTACCTACCTCAATAAATGCTGCTTACATTTTTGATTTCATAATTGTTGACGGAGTTTATTATGTAGGAGCTTATAGACAGAAAAATGATTTAGGACAAAACGAATTATTTATATACAGCCAAGGAAAAGATTTAACAAGCGAAATAAACTATCTGAAATCAATAGAAAAGTTTTCGTACCCATTGGTTGTAGGTACTCAAATGAATCGCGATAAATTTGTTTTAGACTTAAGAACAAATAGAGTTCTTATGCGTGACATACCTAAAATAGATTTTCCAACTGCTGAATTCTTAGAGGGCGGTGAAAAATATATTATAATTGGAGGTAAATACAATCAATCAATGCCAGAAAAGATGAAGCATATTAGTTTACTGATTGATTCAAAACCAAAAATGTTAACACCTTTTTTGTCTCAGGCTAGATACAAAGTTATTGAACGTGAAAATGGTAATGATTTTGTAATTGTTAATCACGTATTGCCAAATTCTACCGTATTGAGTGTTTATTTAAATAATAAAGCGCTAATTAAAGACGTAGAAAGAGCAAAAGTAACAAATGAAAGAAATGAAAAAAATCAAATAGAAATAACTCAGAATATCAATATCGAAGTACCGCATCCACACCCTGCAGTTAAAAGAAAAGAGCTTTCTCCGAGAATAATAAGAATCTTTATTGATGAAAATGGGGAAGTAACTAAAACAGAGCCAACGATTAATTAA
- a CDS encoding S24 family peptidase, with product MNKFDESYSTIEKYKKDKKLTFEDLGKIISMNGDQLRMALKRKSLSKLELDAFTKQINEQSNENNFESDNNEPQTTLFKTVPFYNINVSAGDAAFLDDGVISGQSPDGYMQIPVNVDADVAFPTFGHSMYPEISNGDRVAYKFIKDWSFFNYGMKYLIITKEQRMVKYLKKHPKEGYVLLESRNKDYEPIDMPIDSIVAILQVRYIGKIEM from the coding sequence ATGAATAAATTTGATGAATCATACTCTACAATAGAGAAATATAAAAAAGATAAGAAGTTGACATTTGAGGATTTAGGAAAAATCATTTCTATGAATGGAGATCAACTGAGGATGGCTTTAAAAAGAAAATCATTAAGCAAGCTAGAACTTGATGCTTTTACAAAGCAAATAAACGAACAATCAAACGAAAATAATTTCGAAAGTGATAACAATGAACCACAAACCACTCTTTTCAAAACAGTACCGTTCTATAACATAAATGTTAGTGCCGGCGATGCTGCTTTTCTTGATGATGGTGTTATATCTGGGCAGTCTCCAGATGGTTATATGCAAATACCTGTAAATGTTGATGCAGATGTTGCATTTCCAACGTTTGGCCACTCTATGTATCCTGAAATTTCAAATGGCGACCGTGTAGCATATAAGTTTATAAAAGACTGGTCTTTTTTTAATTATGGTATGAAATACTTAATTATTACAAAAGAGCAACGCATGGTTAAGTATCTAAAGAAGCATCCTAAAGAAGGTTATGTTTTATTAGAAAGTAGAAATAAAGATTATGAACCAATAGATATGCCTATAGATAGCATTGTGGCTATTTTACAAGTTAGATATATTGGGAAAATAGAGATGTAA
- a CDS encoding recombinase RecT, with translation MSNQVTTQQQNKPITVKGLFNAETTKKRFEELLGKKAQGFISSVIQITSNNKLLAAANPTSILNSAVMAATLDLPINQNLGFAWIVPYKGEAQFQMGWKGYVQLAIRTGQYKSINVIEVYENQYRKWNALTEELDADFDIDGVGEVIGYVAYFKLTTGFEKTLYWSKDKIKRHASKYSQTYGKKNKQGNLVHSPWNDADQFDEMAKKTLVKQLISKWGIMSIELNKAVESDQAVIEDDGNFKYVDNESTIDVQVNEEVTRALEFMQNVNTLDDLKSFKESISEDLLIQIESDINEKENQLLFNEAIQE, from the coding sequence ATGAGCAATCAAGTTACCACACAACAACAAAACAAACCTATCACAGTGAAAGGCTTGTTTAACGCTGAAACTACTAAAAAAAGATTTGAAGAACTATTAGGAAAAAAAGCACAAGGCTTTATTTCTAGTGTTATCCAAATAACAAGTAATAACAAACTACTTGCAGCAGCTAACCCAACGTCAATACTGAACTCAGCTGTAATGGCTGCAACATTGGACTTGCCTATTAATCAGAACTTAGGCTTCGCGTGGATTGTACCCTATAAAGGTGAGGCGCAATTTCAAATGGGCTGGAAAGGCTACGTGCAACTAGCTATAAGAACAGGACAGTATAAATCAATAAATGTAATTGAGGTTTATGAAAATCAATATAGAAAATGGAATGCTTTAACCGAAGAATTAGATGCTGATTTCGATATTGATGGAGTAGGAGAGGTAATAGGTTATGTAGCTTATTTTAAGCTAACAACCGGTTTTGAAAAAACGCTGTATTGGAGCAAAGACAAAATTAAAAGACACGCTTCTAAGTATTCACAAACCTACGGTAAGAAAAACAAGCAAGGAAACTTAGTGCACTCACCTTGGAATGATGCTGATCAGTTTGATGAAATGGCCAAGAAAACATTAGTTAAACAACTTATTTCAAAATGGGGTATCATGAGTATTGAATTAAACAAAGCGGTTGAATCTGACCAAGCTGTTATTGAAGATGATGGCAACTTCAAGTATGTTGATAATGAATCAACCATTGATGTTCAGGTAAATGAAGAAGTAACAAGAGCTTTAGAGTTTATGCAAAACGTAAATACGTTGGATGATTTAAAAAGTTTTAAAGAAAGTATTTCAGAAGATTTATTGATTCAAATAGAATCTGATATCAACGAAAAAGAAAATCAACTTTTGTTTAACGAAGCTATCCAGGAGTAA